The following are from one region of the Thiocapsa rosea genome:
- the dsrB gene encoding dissimilatory-type sulfite reductase subunit beta, with protein sequence MADMREPIESGCPDPWQYMHPMMRKNFGQWKYHDHPRPGVLLHVAYSGDKIWTVKAGTQRILDVFTLRKLCDIGDEFAEGYVHFTLRSNIEYMVTDEAKVQPLIDALEGAGFIVGGTQNSVAMISHTQGWLHCDIPGTDASGVVKSMMDELIDEFRNANMPNRVHITTSCCQINCGGQGDIAINVQHTKPPKINHDLVANVCERPSVVARCPVAAIRPAMVNGKPSLEVDERKCICCGACYPPCPPMQINDAEHSKLAIWVGGNHSNARGKPTFQKLVAAGIPNNPPRWPEATAIVKRILKAYKEGARDWERVNEWIERIGWPRFFEEVELPFTKYHIDTWRGARASFNSSSYIRF encoded by the coding sequence ACATGCGTGAGCCGATCGAATCCGGATGCCCTGATCCCTGGCAGTATATGCATCCGATGATGCGCAAGAATTTCGGCCAGTGGAAATACCATGATCATCCTCGTCCCGGCGTCCTGCTCCACGTCGCGTATAGCGGCGATAAGATTTGGACCGTCAAGGCGGGAACCCAGCGTATCCTCGATGTGTTCACCCTGCGCAAGCTGTGCGATATCGGTGATGAATTCGCCGAAGGCTATGTGCACTTCACGCTGCGCTCCAACATTGAATACATGGTGACGGACGAGGCGAAGGTCCAGCCCCTGATCGATGCTCTGGAGGGCGCGGGCTTCATCGTCGGCGGCACGCAGAACTCGGTGGCGATGATCTCGCACACACAGGGTTGGTTGCACTGCGACATCCCCGGCACCGACGCCTCGGGCGTGGTGAAGTCCATGATGGACGAGCTCATCGACGAGTTCCGCAACGCCAATATGCCGAATCGGGTGCATATCACGACGTCCTGCTGCCAGATCAATTGCGGCGGCCAGGGTGATATCGCGATCAACGTGCAGCACACCAAGCCGCCGAAGATCAATCATGATCTGGTTGCGAACGTCTGCGAGCGCCCCTCCGTCGTCGCGCGCTGCCCGGTTGCGGCGATTCGTCCGGCCATGGTGAACGGTAAGCCCTCGCTGGAAGTCGACGAGCGCAAGTGCATCTGCTGCGGTGCCTGCTATCCGCCCTGTCCGCCGATGCAGATCAACGACGCCGAGCATTCCAAGCTGGCCATCTGGGTTGGCGGGAACCATTCCAATGCCCGCGGCAAGCCGACCTTCCAGAAACTGGTCGCCGCCGGCATCCCGAACAATCCGCCGCGCTGGCCCGAGGCGACCGCGATCGTCAAGCGTATCCTCAAGGCGTATAAAGAGGGCGCGCGGGATTGGGAGCGGGTCAACGAGTGGATCGAGCGCATCGGCTGGCCGCGCTTCTTCGAAGAGGTCGAGCTGCCCTTCACCAAGTATCATATCGATACCTGGCGCGGTGCACGGGCCAGCTTCAACAGCTCCTCGTACATCCGCTTCTAA
- the tusD gene encoding sulfurtransferase complex subunit TusD, with protein MKFALQINEGPYQHQSSDSAYQFAKAALEKGHEIFRVFFYHDGVNNSTRLTTPPQDDRHIVNRWAELAEQHDLDLVVCVAAAQRRGIVDEGEASRNGKDATNIHPKFRISGLGQLVEAAIQADRLVVFGD; from the coding sequence ATGAAGTTCGCACTTCAGATCAACGAGGGACCCTACCAACACCAGTCATCCGACTCGGCATATCAGTTTGCCAAGGCGGCGCTGGAGAAGGGGCACGAGATCTTTCGGGTCTTCTTCTATCACGACGGGGTCAACAACTCGACGCGTCTGACGACACCGCCGCAGGACGATCGTCATATCGTCAATCGCTGGGCGGAGTTGGCCGAGCAGCACGACCTCGATCTGGTCGTCTGCGTCGCCGCGGCCCAACGCCGCGGTATCGTGGACGAGGGCGAAGCGAGCCGCAACGGCAAGGACGCCACCAACATTCATCCCAAGTTCCGCATCTCCGGACTCGGGCAGCTGGTCGAGGCGGCCATTCAAGCCGACCGTCTCGTCGTCTTCGGCGACTAA
- the tusC gene encoding sulfurtransferase complex subunit TusC, whose amino-acid sequence MSEVVKKFMYLNRKAPYGTIYAWEALEVVLIGAAFDQDVSVMFLDDGVYQLTKGQDTKAIGMKNFSPTFRTLGDYEVKKIFVDRASLEARGLTQDDLVEIAWEDFETEEEIENIVEVIDSARVGELMNESDAIFSF is encoded by the coding sequence ATGTCGGAAGTCGTGAAGAAATTCATGTACCTCAACCGCAAGGCGCCTTACGGGACCATCTATGCCTGGGAGGCACTGGAAGTGGTGCTGATCGGGGCCGCCTTCGATCAGGACGTCAGCGTCATGTTTCTCGACGACGGGGTCTATCAGCTCACCAAGGGCCAAGATACCAAGGCGATCGGCATGAAGAACTTCTCGCCGACCTTCCGGACCCTGGGCGACTACGAGGTCAAAAAGATCTTCGTGGACCGTGCCTCGCTGGAGGCCCGAGGGCTCACTCAGGACGATCTGGTCGAGATCGCCTGGGAAGACTTCGAGACCGAAGAAGAGATCGAGAACATCGTCGAGGTGATCGACTCGGCCCGCGTCGGCGAGCTGATGAACGAATCCGATGCGATCTTCAGCTTCTAG
- the tusB gene encoding sulfurtransferase complex subunit TusB, with protein sequence MSILHTVNKSPFERNALESCLKFATDGSAVLLFEDGVYAALQGTAVEPHVSGALGRLKVYVLGPDLQARGFSAERIIEGISVVDYAGFVDLAAENGKVQAWL encoded by the coding sequence ATGAGTATTCTGCATACCGTCAACAAGTCGCCGTTCGAGCGCAACGCGCTCGAGTCCTGTCTGAAGTTCGCCACCGACGGGTCGGCCGTGTTGCTGTTCGAAGACGGCGTTTATGCGGCCCTTCAAGGGACCGCCGTCGAACCCCATGTGAGCGGTGCGCTCGGCCGCTTGAAGGTCTATGTGCTGGGCCCGGACCTGCAGGCGCGCGGCTTCTCCGCGGAGCGCATCATCGAGGGTATCAGTGTCGTGGACTATGCCGGATTCGTGGATCTTGCCGCGGAAAACGGGAAAGTTCAGGCCTGGTTGTAG
- a CDS encoding TusE/DsrC/DsvC family sulfur relay protein has translation MSDTIEVDGKQYGVDEEGYLANLNDWVPGIATVMAAQDNIELTDEHWDIINFLREYYEEYQIAPAVRVLTKAVGKKLGKDKGNSKYLYSLFPYGPAKQACRFAGLPKPTGCV, from the coding sequence ATGTCTGACACGATCGAAGTCGACGGCAAGCAATACGGTGTCGACGAGGAAGGTTATCTCGCCAATCTGAACGATTGGGTCCCGGGCATCGCCACCGTCATGGCGGCGCAGGACAACATCGAGTTGACCGACGAGCACTGGGACATCATCAACTTCCTGCGCGAGTACTACGAGGAGTATCAAATTGCTCCCGCGGTGCGCGTGCTGACCAAGGCAGTGGGCAAGAAGCTCGGCAAGGACAAGGGCAACAGCAAATACCTCTACAGCCTGTTCCCCTATGGCCCGGCCAAGCAGGCATGCCGTTTCGCCGGCCTCCCGAAGCCGACCGGCTGCGTCTGA
- a CDS encoding respiratory nitrate reductase subunit gamma — protein MSFLTTVYAYLYYFAALVLLAGVTFKVVQYARTPAPLKIPTTPAPTTKAGVVLRMTREVVLFESLFRGNKWTWIFGWIFHFGLFLVTLRHLRYFMEPVWLPIELVQPFGIYGGMAMVVGLAGLWARRFFVDRVRYISSPSDHLILALLIAIGCTGLLMTFVFHTDVVAVKSFFIGLYSFDPPPLPGDPLLLLHLFLVAALMIIFPYSKLLHAPGLFFSPSRNQVDNPREQRHIAPWAKRLEQE, from the coding sequence ATGTCGTTCCTGACCACGGTCTACGCCTATCTGTATTACTTCGCGGCCTTGGTGTTGCTGGCCGGCGTGACCTTCAAGGTCGTCCAGTACGCGCGCACCCCGGCACCGCTGAAGATTCCGACGACACCGGCACCGACCACCAAAGCCGGAGTCGTGCTCAGAATGACGCGCGAGGTCGTGCTGTTCGAGAGCCTGTTTCGCGGCAACAAGTGGACCTGGATCTTCGGCTGGATCTTTCACTTCGGCCTCTTTCTCGTTACGTTGCGCCATCTGCGCTATTTCATGGAACCGGTATGGCTGCCGATCGAGCTGGTCCAGCCGTTCGGGATCTATGGTGGTATGGCGATGGTCGTGGGTCTTGCCGGCTTGTGGGCGCGACGTTTCTTCGTCGACCGAGTCCGCTACATCTCCTCGCCCTCGGATCATCTGATCCTGGCGCTGCTGATCGCGATCGGCTGCACCGGATTGTTGATGACGTTCGTGTTTCATACCGACGTCGTCGCGGTGAAGTCATTCTTTATCGGACTCTACAGCTTCGACCCGCCGCCGCTGCCCGGGGATCCGCTGCTGCTGCTGCACCTGTTTCTGGTGGCCGCGTTGATGATTATTTTCCCCTACAGCAAGCTGCTCCATGCGCCGGGTCTCTTCTTCAGCCCCAGCCGCAATCAGGTCGACAACCCGCGCGAGCAAAGACACATTGCGCCTTGGGCGAAACGACTCGAGCAGGAATAG
- the dsrK gene encoding sulfate reduction electron transfer complex DsrMKJOP subunit DsrK, with protein sequence MAKATFEVPELSQYLDVPPVTPQTMAHSKPFVAKPEFQAPLGFPGELMDDWQEKALDKMGELLGKYRSLRVYLDSCVKCGSCTDKCHYYLGTKDPKNMPVGRQDLMRKVYRRYFTLAGKLFPKLVGAEDFTKDVLDDWYSYFHQCSQCRRCSVFCPYGIDTAEISMAAREIMDSIGVGQKYCNEIIGKVYTIGNNLGLPGPALRDTLEGLEEDVFDETGVAVRYPIDQVGADILLVTPSADFFAEPHVDGLIGYGKVFHEAGVTWTLSSHASEAANFGMFIGSYDNMRRVAQRIREAAIELKVKRIVFGECGHAWRVAYSFLNTLAGPWDFLDPRYPVPQHICEFTYNLIQEGKLTFDKGENDDKVLTYHDSCNVARASRMGDTPGGQFEIPRAIIRATCNHFYDMDEDTIRDRTFCCGGGGGLLTDDLMELRVKGAKPRVEALNNVMLEKGVTHMAAICAICKSQFTKVLPYYGMEMDQIVSLHQLVSNAIVLTPSLDGEDDEDDEEEAEEAA encoded by the coding sequence ATGGCTAAGGCAACGTTTGAAGTTCCCGAGCTGAGTCAGTACCTCGACGTCCCGCCCGTGACGCCGCAGACCATGGCTCACAGCAAGCCGTTCGTGGCCAAGCCCGAGTTCCAAGCGCCTCTCGGCTTTCCCGGCGAGCTTATGGACGACTGGCAGGAGAAGGCCCTCGATAAGATGGGCGAGCTCCTCGGAAAATATCGCTCGTTGCGGGTCTACCTGGACTCCTGCGTCAAATGCGGCTCGTGCACCGACAAGTGTCATTACTATCTCGGGACCAAGGACCCGAAGAACATGCCGGTTGGTCGGCAGGACCTGATGCGCAAGGTCTACCGGCGCTATTTCACCCTGGCCGGAAAGCTGTTTCCGAAACTGGTCGGGGCCGAGGACTTCACCAAAGACGTGCTCGATGATTGGTATAGCTACTTCCACCAATGTTCACAGTGTCGACGCTGCTCGGTCTTCTGTCCCTACGGGATCGACACGGCCGAGATCTCCATGGCGGCGCGCGAGATCATGGACAGCATCGGTGTGGGTCAGAAGTACTGCAACGAGATCATCGGCAAGGTCTATACGATCGGCAACAATCTGGGTCTGCCCGGACCCGCATTGAGGGACACGCTGGAGGGCTTGGAAGAGGATGTCTTCGACGAAACGGGCGTCGCCGTGCGCTATCCGATCGATCAGGTCGGTGCCGATATCCTGCTCGTCACGCCCTCGGCGGACTTCTTCGCCGAGCCCCATGTCGACGGATTGATCGGCTACGGCAAGGTCTTTCACGAGGCCGGTGTGACCTGGACGCTCAGCTCGCATGCCTCCGAGGCGGCGAACTTCGGCATGTTCATCGGCTCTTACGACAACATGCGTCGGGTCGCCCAGCGTATCCGCGAGGCCGCCATCGAGCTCAAGGTCAAGCGCATCGTTTTCGGTGAATGCGGTCACGCGTGGCGGGTCGCCTACAGCTTTCTGAACACCTTGGCCGGACCCTGGGACTTTCTCGATCCGCGTTATCCGGTGCCGCAGCACATCTGCGAGTTCACCTACAACCTGATTCAGGAAGGCAAGTTGACGTTCGACAAGGGCGAGAACGACGACAAGGTTCTCACCTATCACGACAGCTGCAATGTCGCCCGCGCCTCGCGCATGGGCGATACGCCCGGCGGGCAGTTCGAGATCCCGCGCGCCATCATCCGGGCGACCTGCAATCACTTCTACGACATGGACGAAGATACGATCCGCGACCGGACCTTCTGCTGCGGCGGCGGTGGCGGATTGTTGACCGACGACCTGATGGAGTTGCGTGTGAAAGGCGCCAAGCCACGCGTGGAGGCGCTGAACAACGTGATGCTCGAAAAAGGCGTCACGCATATGGCCGCCATCTGCGCCATCTGCAAAAGCCAGTTCACGAAGGTCCTGCCGTATTACGGTATGGAGATGGATCAGATCGTCAGTCTGCACCAATTGGTATCGAACGCCATCGTGCTGACCCCCTCCCTGGACGGCGAGGACGACGAGGACGACGAAGAAGAGGCAGAGGAGGCCGCCTGA